The region catactttttaatattttaaaatactctatTGTTGGTAGTATTTGTTACACAAAGATTCTTTCTTCTCAtgtaatagtaataatatataggacctgattctccttttacactggtgtaaatcaggattgactccttagaagtcaatggaattacatgtCACCTTCAACCCTGTTTATGCTATGGATATTTCTCAAagatttcccaccattgctaatGGTGGCTCACCTCCACCAGTGTTAGCAATACTGGGAATACATGTTATGGATGAGGTCACCAATTGCTGCGagcattttaaataaagatgCTCAGAAAATGCCAGTTGTTCTTTAAGGGAAACTTTTGTTCATCAAAAAACCAGACaattttgaccaaaatgaaaatcttgagcaatattttttgtTTAGGTTGAAAAGTCCCTcttcaatgaaaaaacaaaaacaaaaccgcATCAATTAAAATAATTAGACTAGCTCTAACTTTAAGTTGCATTGTTGCTTAGACTTCGGCTTTGTCTTCagtgcaaaaaaagaaaatatgtgaTTTTACATTGAGATAGCTAACTCAAGATCACCATGTCAGTGTAAAatgctagtggagacaaggcactgtaGTTTTACCTTAATGCAGCCAGGTGAGGGTTAACCTTAACTAGCTACACAACAGTAATAACTACCTATGCTGTTACTCCACTATTACATTGAGTTAGCTATCTCAATGTAAAAAACACACCTCTTTTCACAGAGAAAAGTCTGGCTCTGAGCAGGTCTAATCAACATGGTGTTTAAAACAGTGGTGACAGCTTTTGGCTCGTATATGCTCGGGATCTCAACTTCACTGACACCAACGGAACTGACCCAGTGTAGCAAGGAGGAGACATTTTGAAGAGATTAGACTTCCACAccatgctcccccctccctctctttcaCACAGAGAAACATCTTATACATTTCAGGTAACATTATACATGATGTAAAGAGATAATCTACATCTTCACACGGATGCTAAAGATTATGGGGCTTAAAGGTGCTTTTGAGCAGGTTAATTGTGCTCATATACATTTGAATGCAATTCTGAATGTAGGGGTCCTATATCAGAATCTTTAATCTTCTGAATCTCACACTTGCAATCCTCCACAATCATGATCACCTTAACAACGGCGACAGACCTGGTGCAGTTCAGCTCCAAGCGTTTCATGGTGAACTTGGTAGGCAAGCAGTGGGAACAAAAGGTGTAAAGACGATCTTCTGGGCCAGGGACGTGAAAGGAACTACACTTCCCAAAGCACAAGTTGTTCTGCACCACCACCTTTTCACAGTTCTCATGCACAATACTCTGAAACAGCGAACAGGTTGCAGTTACTACATAGCATTGGCATCGTAAACACTTGTTGGCCCTATCCTCCTTTCTTTGCACATTCAAAACTCCCACGGACTTTGCTGGAAGATGTAGACACAAAAATAATGGAAGATTGGGCTTATACAACTAATATATAAGTTTCTTCTCTTACTGTTAGTTACTGTAGTATTCACACcatttacaaattattttaagTAGCAAAAGAATTAGTTACCTAGTGAGTTTCCCACTTACTTGGACAGTATTACTATAATATATAACTTGACATTTATGTGTATCATATTTGGTTCAAAGGGCCTTTATGTTTGAAAAATCACGACCAAGTTTGAGTCACGTCTGTAGTATTAAGCACTGGTCTATGCTGGAAGTTATAACTTCTTTGACTagacattttttttaaccaacgTAGTTATaagccctagtgtggatgcaattataccaatataaagaTGCCTTATACCAGGATAGCTATTCCGCATCCCAGACTTGAATCAACTAACCtgatataagcacttttatactggcGTAACTTTGTCCACAGTAGAGAGAGGTTAATGCTTTAAcaataccagtatagttaaagtggtactatcttctagtatagacaaggctttACTCCTCATTTTTAGTAGAGCAGGTCAAGAATTTCAGTTTAGCCATAAAACCACAAACAAACCTCTGAATAACTGCACTGAGACTGATTGTATAAATAAACTTACTATTCTTCCTGCTATTCAGGCTAAATCAGGACATATGGTTTGTGTTTGATTACAGATAAAAAATAACCCCTCCTGCTCATTGTATATTGATTACATTGGTTCCCAGACCTGTGCTCAACAATGTGACTCGTTGAACTAAAGCAAAAGTTTTTTTCAGTACTATTGGATGTCTATGAAGTGGTCTTGCTGCTAGCAAGTGGAATTGACCTGTATTTCCTTAGTCAGGGATTACAGATGACACAAGAGAGTGAAGTTTGTGAAGGCAGAATGATGGGAGCAAATACTGCTATTGGGTCTCTTGCCTGAGACCTGTTCTTACCTGAGAAAAAGGCAGCGTCCTGCAGGTCTCCTGGTACATATCGTTGGTCTTGATTGGCAGAACAACCTCCTcagaagctgaattttttttaaacatgaaatgGTCCCAGAATTTTTTAGCATCTTTCCTGTAGGGGGGCTCAGCTTCCTTCTTGTTGACTGAGTGTGAAGGTAGGAAGCGTCTCATGCTTTCAGAATGGGAGGTCTCTTTAGGTGCAGTCCTGCTTCCCAGATCTCGGTGCACATCAAGCTCTACATATGGAAGGATAAAtctggatgattttttttctccttgcttCCTGCTCTCTGTtgccagctctggggctgctACAAATAAACTTGGTTCTTCTAGGATTTCTTCATAGTCCATGGGATCTTGCACCAGCAACTTGCTAGGGCCCTCTCTTTCAAGCAAATATTTATCTTGATAGGAAAGGTGCTGAATTCTCCTCTTGTTCCTTTGCAGCTTTCCACCTTGTCCTGTTGCTCCAAGACCTGAGATCACGAGCAgatgaagcagcagcagaaacataCTAATCTTACTTGTGTGGACTTTTAATTTAAATGTCCTGCAGTTTCAGGTGAGCGAAGGAAGTGGCATGTAGTCTGCTAGCTTTATAAAGGAACTGAAGTCATTCTGTGgatgctgtgggggcaggggctaCAAAGGGGAGGACCCAGGGTAACCAGTTAAACTCATTTACTGTAGATTATAATTATGATAAGGGAATTTCTGTTAATTCAACCCATCTTTTACTCCTGGATGCGTGTATTAGAAGTTGCTATCTAAACCTAGTTCCCCAGGGGGGTGATTAGTTGGGAAAAAATGTTTGAATAAGTTGTTTAGCTGTAGTCTGGAAATGTGGAAAAGTTCCTGAATGTTTATTAGCTCATTCAACATGTCCTTTATATTTTTTCACATACCCCCACACACCATCACAGCAGAATCAAAAAGGGATGTCCTATTGTGATGAAACATCAGAGAAAGCAAGGGCAATAAAACAATTTCAAAACATGAAGATAGATTTGTAGACTTATATAGAGATAccggcccacattttcaaaagagatcccTAATTTATATGCTTCACGTTTTCAGATCTatccattaattttgggtgcctttgATATTAAGGTACCCTATCTAGGACTTAATTTTTTGACTTGAATTAGATTTTAGCTTCTCAGAATCtatggaaaatcaggccccacgTATCTCAAGCTGGGcaaccaaaaatggaggcacctgaATTTAGtgtacacttctgaaaatttggccctcagAGACTTGTTGAAGCTCAAATAGTGAATCACTGGCATGGGTGAGAACTACATCTTGTGAATTTTCCACCATATCACCCTGTCTCTCTTGTGTAAGGGAGAAATAACATGTTTGTACATGAATAAAATGGACACACTTTAAGTGTATTAACAATTAATTCATTAAATAGCAATATGATACAATATATCTGTTCATACACATTCACACCTCCACATTCAGAATAGCTGTCCAAAGATGTGACATGCAATTCCCGTAGAGCCTAGTCCTTCAGCACATAGTCCAAaatctggcaaaactcccattgacaattAAGCCATATAAATCTGGATAATTTTTGATTAACAAAGCAGAAAGTGTGGTACCACCAACTCCTAAGAATGCTGTTCTAGGCTTATGTCATATATGCCTTTTAACTGCTCCATCTGAAAACTGTTTTGCCTCTAACAATTTATACATTAGATTGGATTATAAACAATATTCAGATAGCCCCAGTTTAAGAAACCACTGCTGTTAGCTTCATGGTGttacataaataataaattgtGCTAACAGCTTTCTTAATCAAGATGTTGCCAATCTataggtatgttggaaatatctGTCAAGGACTATTTTTTTCTCACTTTTGAAGCTTGCATAAAAGAATTGCCAAAAGGCATGAGAGAGATTAGAACCATGCAGGTTTTAGTTTAAATTGTGCACCTATAGATCCCAGCTTAGATCAATATAACAGAAAACTCTCCTCAAACTATAACACCTATTATTTTTGAAGATGAATACCAATACTTGCCATTTTAGTACTAGTATTTAGTATCTAGTATCTAGTACTAGTATTTACACATCATTGATTCCACTTGAATATCAATAAGCTGTTAGACTGGCTTAAATCAAGGTGCTGCCAACCTGAAGATTAGTGTTAAAGACCTAGTTGATCTATGATAAATGAATGTCATTATTTGTCTTTCACCTCCGAGGGCTTAGTTTATTGCCCTCTAATTGGACTAAACCTATTGCCCTGCAAAGTTCTTGTGAGACACCGACTTGCAGCATTTATTGTTGCTATGCATGTGCATTACAACACCACTAGTGCAAAGATATTTGAGATTTAGACCTTATCTTCACCATAAGGTTAAACTGAATTATAATTCAAGTGTTGCCCTAAACTTGCGTCCCATCACACACAAAAACCTGTAACTCAAGCATGGTGGTGATTCCAACTTGAGTTGGCCAGTCCATCAGGGTATATAGGCTTCAGCTTAAACCACAGACCACCATAAGATATGCCTCCAGAAGTCTTAGTGCCACAAATGAATGAGTGACGTGCCAGTGTGGACATGGCAGTTCACGTGCTAAATCACAGTGCAGCCACTCTCACTTGAGCTGGGCTAACTCAAGACGGGTAACTCAAGTGTAGAAAACTTAAGTTAACTGTTCAGTAAAGGCATACCGTAAACGCAAGGTCTTAAATCTAATTTCCTATTTTTAGTGTCTAATAACTTTAACCAATATAATGTACTAAAATTTCTCTTATCTAGTGCAAGTTGAATAATAACCATTATaaattatttaacacattttctgACATTAAAAAAGTCAATTATATTTTAAGATTTTCATTTAGCTACAGGACTGGACTGATAACTAGACAGATTTATTTGtatcttggccaacacaccaggTATTGAAACAGGAGACAAAAAGGAGTTTTCACCAGCAAAGCTATTTTCCACTTGCTTTGTTTAAGCTGGAATAGCCCTAACACAGATTTAAAATTTCAAACTTTCGCCATGATCTTGAAAACACAATTCTATGCAAATGCATAGTCCCATTGCCTAAAGACACTCACATGCAAGtttgtaggagagagagagagagagcgcgcttGCATGTGTGTGCCCTGATCcagctccccttgaagtcaacagaaagactgtCAGCAAAGAACATACACATGAGCAAAAGCAAAGTATTGCATACATGCTGTGCATTATGCCAttttattattacaattatttatagttcagtagcacctagaggttaggggcagagctggggaaaacaCCCAGGTTATCTGAGTTCCAGGCCAGTgccccagccattggatcatgctgCCTCTCCGCAAATACAATGCAGGGATCTATACTCAGCCCTTATTTCCTCCAGATCCTCCCTGCATAAGGCAAGATAACTTTCCCCAGCAAACTCTGAATAGAATCTTTGGtaataatacaaaatatttacaaatccACTTCTTGAGACAAAAAATAACTATCTGCAATGGATACTGGACTAGGGAGACTGTCATCATAACCCAGTAAAGCAACTGTCACATTCCTACAAAATGCAGTGTagcaatatatatacacaactaTATTTgttctgcttcagtatttgggTAAGGAGTATTTTTGCTCCATTTTAGATGTTAAATTTTGTGGGCTAAATACCGTGCTCAAATTTGAACAGACTTTCACCCCATAGtagcattttatttttgagtACA is a window of Malaclemys terrapin pileata isolate rMalTer1 chromosome 6, rMalTer1.hap1, whole genome shotgun sequence DNA encoding:
- the CER1 gene encoding cerberus; this encodes MFLLLLHLLVISGLGATGQGGKLQRNKRRIQHLSYQDKYLLEREGPSKLLVQDPMDYEEILEEPSLFVAAPELATESRKQGEKKSSRFILPYVELDVHRDLGSRTAPKETSHSESMRRFLPSHSVNKKEAEPPYRKDAKKFWDHFMFKKNSASEEVVLPIKTNDMYQETCRTLPFSQSIVHENCEKVVVQNNLCFGKCSSFHVPGPEDRLYTFCSHCLPTKFTMKRLELNCTRSVAVVKVIMIVEDCKCEIQKIKDSDIGPLHSELHSNVYEHN